The genomic region TTTGCGCGTCGCCCAAAGGAACGCACCCCGTTCAACTCTTCGGTGGAACGGTGCTCTGCGTCACCTGCGGAGATTCGGTACGGGCCGGGCTCGGCGGCGGGGCGAAATGGCGGGCGCCCGCCAGGAGAAGGAGCGCCAGGGCGGCCGGTACCGCGTAGGCGAGACGGAACTGGCCGGTGGAGCCGAGGACTCCGCTCACCGCGCCACCGGTGACGACGCCCGCGTAGTTGAACAGGTTCAGGCGGGCCAGGATCGCCGCCGAGGCGGCGGGGCGCAGCCGCGCGGCGGAGGCCAGACACAGCGGGGCCAGGACGGACGCCCCCAGACCCACCGCCCCGGCCGCGAGAACGGCGAGCGGCCAGCTCGGCGCGGCGGCCATGCCCGCGAGGGCGCCCGCGATCAGCAGGGCGGCGGTGCGGACGACGGCGACCGCTCCGAACCTCCGCACAAGCCGGTCGGTGGCGGCGCGGCCGACGACCGTGCCGCCCTGATAGGCCGCGTACGCCATCGGCGCCACCGTGAGCGACGCGGCGAGGGTCTGGCGCAGGTAGACCGCCGACCAGGCGGAGACGGTGGAGTCCACGACGTAGACGACGAGGAGGACCAGGCCGAAGGGGAGGAGCCGGATCCACACGCGGCGCCCCAGCGGCGGCTGCGCCGAAGCGTCCGGCGGCTCCGACACCTGCGGCGGCTCCGACACCTCCGACGGCTTGGACGGCACTTCAGAGGTGGGAAGGGCGTGCGTGCGGATACAGGCAGCGACGATCGCGAGGATGCCTGCCTGCACGTCCAGGCCGTCGGCCACGGGCCACTCCAGCCGGGCCACCGCGGCGGTGAGCAGGGCCGCGACGACGCCACCCACGCTCCATGCCGCGTAGAAGGAGCCGAAGATGCTGCGGCCGTAGACGTGCTCGATCGCGGCTGCCCGGGTGTTGACCCCGACATCGAGGGCACCGACAGCGATCCCGAAGAGGAGATACGCGCAGACGACGGTCGCCTTGCCGGGAGCCCACCCGATGAGCGTCAGCGCGGCGGCGGCCGTCAGCAGGGCCCCGCGCATCGTGGAGACGGGACCGGCGCGGCGGATCGCGGCCAGCCCCACGAAGCTCCCGGCCCCTGCCATCAGGGCCACCGCGACCATCGTGCCGGTCGTCAGGAGCGGAGCCAGTTTCAGGTGTTCGGTGACGGCGGGGACGGTCGTGTACACGGCGGCGACGGCCATACCCTGCGCGGCGAACGCGAGGGTCGCGACCCTTCGGGCGCCGGCCTCGGCGGCGGGATGCCCGGTCCTCGCCCCGCCTGGAGCGCTAACGGTCATGCGCAAAACCTAGCCAGCAGCAGAAGGGCGAACGCAGGACGTCGGGGGCCGTACAGGGGACTTCGGAGGCCACTCCCCATGACCGGGTGCGCCCGGTGATGCCGGCGTGTTTAGGGTGGCCGCCCAGGAGAAGGTGAGTGCGATGTCCGTTGCCCCCGGTCCCGGCCACGACCCGGCAGACCCCCAGGGGACCAGCCGCAGCACGTCGGCGACGATCCAGCCGAACATCCTGCGCTATCTCGTCGTGGTCGCCGACGAGCGCGGCGTCGATCTGCGGCCTCTGCTGAGCCAGGTCGGGCTGGACGACATCGTCATGCGGTCCGCCGCGCTGAGAGTGTCTTACCGGCAGGGCAGCGCGGTGATCCGGCGCGCGTTGGAGCTCACCGGGGACCCGCGTCTGGGGCTGAAGGTCGGCGCGGCGCAGCACCTGACCTCCTGGGGCCTGGTCGG from Streptomyces sp. NBC_00878 harbors:
- a CDS encoding MFS transporter, which produces MTVSAPGGARTGHPAAEAGARRVATLAFAAQGMAVAAVYTTVPAVTEHLKLAPLLTTGTMVAVALMAGAGSFVGLAAIRRAGPVSTMRGALLTAAAALTLIGWAPGKATVVCAYLLFGIAVGALDVGVNTRAAAIEHVYGRSIFGSFYAAWSVGGVVAALLTAAVARLEWPVADGLDVQAGILAIVAACIRTHALPTSEVPSKPSEVSEPPQVSEPPDASAQPPLGRRVWIRLLPFGLVLLVVYVVDSTVSAWSAVYLRQTLAASLTVAPMAYAAYQGGTVVGRAATDRLVRRFGAVAVVRTAALLIAGALAGMAAAPSWPLAVLAAGAVGLGASVLAPLCLASAARLRPAASAAILARLNLFNYAGVVTGGAVSGVLGSTGQFRLAYAVPAALALLLLAGARHFAPPPSPARTESPQVTQSTVPPKS